A single window of Ignavibacteriota bacterium DNA harbors:
- a CDS encoding RNA-binding transcriptional accessory protein — MNIPQNIAKVLNIKHNQVETVLSLFSEDATIPFIARYRKEKTGGLDEEQLREIENLNNYLTLLEERKSTVIKSIEEQGKLTDELKEKILNADKLQDVEDLYLPYKPKRKTRGTVAKAKGLEPLANFIIDNPNFSGDFNKIAEQYLNDEKEVLTIEDAVNGAKDIIAEMISENAEVRKLVRESLLNSSNVCSAKVNKKEENTSGKKTDVYEIYHEFKAEITRIKPYQVLALNRGESEGFLKVSFQFEKDEIIKNIYQSHFNYKKSFFEDLLNETTTDSFNRLIQPSIEREVRNYLTEIADEHAVKIFASNLKQLLLQPPIMNKIIMGIDPGYVSGSKVAIIDKTGKYLEGETVYPHPPQNKKDSAVQTILKFIKKYNVELIAIGNGTASRETELLVSTIIKDHKLNCHYLIVNEAGASVYSASPIAKQEFPDLEASQRGNISIARRVLDPLAELVKIDPKSIGVGLYQHDVDQKLLNKNLDDVVISCVNYVGVDVNTASSSLLTYVSGLSKRIANNIVKYREEHGRFENRNQLKEVSGVGDKLFEQAAGFLKITSGINPLDSTFIHPESYEATEKLLKMCEISSTLINEKGLLVKQFVEKRGVEKIANQLNVGVPTLEDIIQNIVKPGRDPREDMPKPILRSDVLKIEDLEIGMALKGTVRNVVDFGAFVDIGVKQDGLLHISEMANKFVKHPMEIVSVGDIIDIKIKSVDVQKNRIALSMK, encoded by the coding sequence ATGAACATCCCACAAAATATTGCAAAAGTATTGAATATTAAACACAATCAAGTTGAAACCGTATTAAGTTTATTTTCCGAAGATGCGACTATTCCGTTTATCGCAAGATATCGTAAAGAAAAAACCGGCGGCTTAGATGAAGAACAATTACGCGAAATAGAAAATCTAAATAATTATTTAACTCTGCTTGAAGAAAGAAAATCGACTGTTATTAAAAGCATTGAAGAACAAGGAAAATTAACCGACGAATTAAAAGAGAAAATTTTGAACGCCGATAAATTGCAGGATGTTGAAGATCTTTATCTGCCATACAAACCAAAACGAAAAACAAGAGGAACTGTTGCAAAGGCAAAGGGATTGGAACCTTTGGCAAATTTTATTATTGATAATCCCAATTTTTCGGGTGATTTTAATAAAATTGCCGAACAATATCTAAATGATGAAAAAGAAGTGCTTACAATTGAAGATGCCGTTAACGGAGCGAAAGATATTATTGCCGAAATGATAAGCGAAAACGCCGAAGTAAGAAAATTGGTTAGAGAAAGTTTATTGAATTCCTCAAATGTCTGCTCAGCGAAAGTTAATAAAAAAGAAGAAAATACGAGCGGCAAAAAAACAGATGTATATGAAATTTATCATGAATTTAAGGCCGAAATTACAAGAATAAAGCCGTACCAGGTCTTGGCTTTAAATCGCGGTGAAAGTGAAGGATTCCTTAAAGTTTCATTTCAATTTGAAAAAGATGAGATTATTAAAAATATTTACCAATCTCACTTTAATTATAAAAAATCATTTTTTGAAGATTTATTAAACGAAACAACAACCGATTCTTTTAACAGATTGATACAGCCATCTATTGAAAGAGAAGTAAGGAATTATTTAACTGAAATTGCCGATGAGCATGCCGTAAAAATATTCGCATCAAATTTAAAACAGCTTTTGCTTCAGCCGCCGATAATGAATAAAATAATTATGGGAATTGATCCGGGATATGTTTCGGGTTCAAAAGTCGCGATAATTGATAAAACCGGAAAATACTTAGAAGGCGAAACCGTATATCCGCATCCTCCGCAAAATAAAAAAGATTCAGCGGTTCAAACAATTTTAAAATTCATAAAAAAATATAACGTAGAATTAATTGCAATAGGCAACGGAACTGCCAGCAGAGAAACAGAATTATTGGTTTCAACAATAATTAAAGATCATAAACTGAATTGTCATTACTTAATAGTTAATGAAGCCGGCGCGTCTGTATATTCGGCTTCACCAATCGCGAAGCAAGAATTTCCCGATTTGGAAGCGAGTCAAAGAGGAAATATTTCTATCGCTCGCAGAGTATTGGATCCGCTTGCCGAGCTTGTAAAAATTGATCCTAAATCTATTGGAGTTGGTTTATACCAGCACGATGTTGATCAAAAATTGTTAAATAAAAATTTGGATGATGTTGTAATAAGCTGCGTTAATTATGTTGGTGTTGATGTAAATACCGCCTCATCTTCTCTGTTAACTTACGTCTCCGGATTAAGTAAAAGGATAGCCAACAATATTGTAAAATACCGTGAAGAACACGGCAGATTTGAAAATCGAAATCAATTAAAAGAAGTAAGCGGAGTCGGTGATAAATTATTTGAGCAAGCCGCGGGATTTTTGAAAATAACTTCAGGAATAAATCCATTGGATTCGACATTTATTCATCCCGAATCATATGAAGCTACTGAGAAACTTTTAAAAATGTGCGAAATTTCTTCTACTCTAATAAATGAAAAAGGATTGCTTGTTAAACAATTTGTGGAAAAGCGCGGAGTAGAAAAAATCGCAAATCAGTTAAACGTTGGCGTGCCTACGCTCGAAGATATAATTCAGAATATTGTAAAACCGGGCAGAGATCCGCGCGAAGATATGCCTAAACCAATATTAAGAAGCGATGTTTTAAAAATTGAAGATTTGGAAATTGGAATGGCACTTAAAGGAACAGTAAGAAATGTTGTTGATTTTGGTGCTTTTGTGGATATTGGAGTTAAACAGGACGGATTGCTTCATATTTCCGAAATGGCAAATAAATTTGTTAAACATCCGATGGAAATTGTAAGTGTTGGTGATATTATAGATATAAAAATAAAATCTGTTGATGTACAGAAAAACCGAATTGCTTTAAGTATGAAATAA